From Acidihalobacter aeolianus, a single genomic window includes:
- a CDS encoding LON peptidase substrate-binding domain-containing protein, translated as MRLPLFPLHSVLFPGGLLPLRIFETRYLDMVRDCLRSDTGFAICAIESGQEVGPAPNIHRLGTLARIADWNQRDDGLLGIVAQGEQRLRIIDYAVAANGLLIGEVELLDIAEPTQPIPGNYARLQDLLQRMLEQLGGPYSSLATAYDDAGWVGARLSELLPLPSARKQELFEMDDPLRRLDELLAFLSRA; from the coding sequence GTGCGTCTGCCCCTGTTCCCCTTGCACAGCGTTCTGTTTCCCGGCGGGCTGCTCCCTCTACGCATCTTCGAAACGCGCTATTTGGATATGGTGCGGGACTGCCTGCGCAGCGACACTGGGTTCGCCATATGCGCGATCGAATCCGGCCAGGAAGTGGGGCCTGCCCCGAATATCCATCGTCTGGGCACCCTGGCGCGAATTGCCGACTGGAACCAGCGCGATGACGGTCTGCTTGGCATCGTGGCCCAAGGCGAACAGCGCCTGCGGATCATTGATTACGCCGTGGCAGCGAACGGGTTGCTGATCGGTGAGGTTGAGCTGCTGGATATCGCCGAACCGACCCAACCGATCCCTGGGAACTACGCGCGACTGCAGGATTTGCTGCAGCGCATGCTCGAACAGCTCGGTGGGCCCTACAGCAGTTTGGCGACGGCTTATGACGACGCGGGCTGGGTCGGTGCTCGGCTGAGTGAGCTATTGCCGTTGCCGTCGGCGCGCAAACAGGAATTGTTC